Part of the Pseudomonadota bacterium genome is shown below.
TGCACTATCGCAGTGAAGAAGACCCCACAGGCTTCAACGAGCAAATCGTGCCATTACACATTGTCGATGGTAAAGGAAGTATCGGTGGTAGTGTGAAACAGCCTCTGGCCCCTCCGATTACGAAAAGTAAACTTGCAACTAACATTGGTCCAGGCGACTCCGGCTACATTCAATATGATAAAACGATAATGGAAAAAACTGTAGAATGGCTAGAGACTGAAGCCACACGCCTTACAGATAAACCATGGGCTCTATTTTGTTCCTTTGTTTGTCCACATTTTCCCCTAATTGCGCCGCAAGATTTCTATGACCTTTACCCCCACGACATGCTTCCTCATCCGAAAGGAAACGATCCAGATTATCCCCTTCATCCTTGGATTGATAAATTTCAGAAGGTGCAATGCCACGACGATTTTTTCACTGAAGAGAGCCGTAAAGTAGCCATGGCCTCTTACTACGGTCTGTGCTCCTATCTAGATTCCAATATCAGCAAAGTGCTCATAGCACTTGAAAAGGCGGGACTTCGTGACGACACTTTAATTGTGTACACAGCAGATCATGGCGAAAACCTTGCAACGCGGCGTCTTTGGGGTAAGTCAAACATGTATGAGGAGGCTGCTGCTATTCCAATGATACTGTCGGGGCCCGGCATACCATCCGGCAAAGTCGTAAACACACCAGTTACATTAGCTGATGGATCTGCAACAATTCTCGACGCGTTGGGACTTTCCAACATCTCAGTAGGTGAAACACGTTCGTTATGCAAGATAGCTAATGAGGGTGATGATTTAGAACGTGTTGCATTCAGCGAATATCACGCAACGGGGGCCGACACTGCCGCATTTATGATTCGAAAAGGTAACTTCAAATACATTCATTATGTAGATTACGAATCAGAACTTTTTGATCAGGTTAATGATCCGGAAGAGGAGGAAAATGTGGTTAATAACCCTGATTTTTCAGATATTTTAGCGGATCTTCAGGAAGAGCTTTATGCGAGGGTTGACCCACATGCTGTGAATGAGGCCGCACAGAAATCACAAGCTGCGCTGGTAAATGCAGAGGGAGGGCGCGAGGCCGTCCTTGCCAAAGGTTCGTTTCAAGGAACACCAGCGCCAGGAGAAAAAGCAGAGTATATCCAATAAAAAATATTTTGGAGATTTTGTAATGGAAAAGATGAACGTACTAATTATCATGTCCGACCAACACCAAGGAAAAGCATCTGGTTGTTATGGACACGATTTCGTTCAAACTCCAAACATTGATTATCTTGCTTCCTTAGGAACCCGGTTCACCAATTCTTACACAGACTCGGCAATTTGCGTTCCAGCTCGCGCTGCTATAGCTACCGGCAGATATGTCCATCAAACAGAATACTGGGACAATGGGCATCCCTACGAGGGCCGAGTCAAAGCATGGCATCACATGCTCAAAGAGAATGGGTCTTCCGCCACATCAATAGGTAAGCTTCATTTTCGTAATGAATCGGATAACACGGGATTTGAGGAACAGATCATTCCAATGCACGTGGTTGAAGGCAAAGGTGACGCCCGAAGCTGCATTAAACGACCCATGACTCCACCTATGACACAAAGCAAAACTATGACCGATATAGGAGCCGGCCAGACTTCATACCAGCAATATGACAACGACATAGCAACCAGAGCGTGTGAGTGGCTTCGTACTAAAGCTG
Proteins encoded:
- a CDS encoding sulfatase-like hydrolase/transferase codes for the protein MAKNVLFIMSDEHQQKASGCYGHPFVKTPTIDKLAASGTRFTNAYTNSPICVPARASFATGQYVHDIGYWDNAHAYEGRVEGWGHALQKAGMHCLSIGKLHYRSEEDPTGFNEQIVPLHIVDGKGSIGGSVKQPLAPPITKSKLATNIGPGDSGYIQYDKTIMEKTVEWLETEATRLTDKPWALFCSFVCPHFPLIAPQDFYDLYPHDMLPHPKGNDPDYPLHPWIDKFQKVQCHDDFFTEESRKVAMASYYGLCSYLDSNISKVLIALEKAGLRDDTLIVYTADHGENLATRRLWGKSNMYEEAAAIPMILSGPGIPSGKVVNTPVTLADGSATILDALGLSNISVGETRSLCKIANEGDDLERVAFSEYHATGADTAAFMIRKGNFKYIHYVDYESELFDQVNDPEEEENVVNNPDFSDILADLQEELYARVDPHAVNEAAQKSQAALVNAEGGREAVLAKGSFQGTPAPGEKAEYIQ